One Peribacillus simplex NBRC 15720 = DSM 1321 genomic region harbors:
- the def gene encoding peptide deformylase, with translation MSKFIKDYMITMKDIVREGDPILRQVTDEVSLPISDEDRETLECMMQYLKNSQDPKLQKKFNLREGVGLSANQIGLNKRMFVMYFPDEKGKLFEYALVNPKIISHSATMIYLPQSEGCLSVDRDIKGYVPRYERVKIKAVDGNGEEIVMRLKGFAAIVFQHELDHLNGMMFYDRINTENPFKLPENVEVKSL, from the coding sequence ATGAGTAAATTTATAAAAGACTATATGATTACGATGAAGGATATCGTTAGAGAAGGGGATCCCATTCTGCGTCAGGTAACGGATGAAGTTAGCCTGCCGATTTCGGATGAAGATCGTGAAACGTTGGAATGCATGATGCAATACCTGAAAAACAGCCAGGACCCAAAACTCCAAAAGAAGTTCAACTTGCGTGAAGGAGTTGGGTTGTCTGCAAATCAGATAGGCTTGAATAAACGCATGTTCGTCATGTATTTTCCCGACGAAAAGGGGAAGCTGTTTGAATATGCCCTTGTGAATCCGAAAATCATCAGTCATTCGGCCACAATGATCTATTTACCGCAAAGTGAAGGCTGCCTTTCTGTCGACCGTGATATTAAAGGATATGTACCGCGTTATGAACGGGTTAAAATTAAAGCGGTGGATGGTAATGGTGAGGAAATAGTGATGCGGCTGAAGGGCTTTGCCGCAATCGTGTTTCAGCATGAGTTAGATCATTTAAACGGGATGATGTTTTATGACCGGATCAACACCGAAAACCCTTTCAAGCTTCCGGAAAACGTGGAAGTGAAAAGTCTGTAA
- a CDS encoding AAA family ATPase: MNSNSKLVSKLLPFLTALIVIISGISWYVVTQSKDMVIPFSSVEKTIKAQDGALVTIEEKRNGTLHISTPDGEYVSSIPPNSQMINKLVETYNVQYSFSSTNKSALWILGGLMAALVTTAVIIQKKSKGGLRIGSKKQSLSTPKPLPEITLDDVGGLQSEIKQELLQTLTTLKEPERSEQIGIKPPQGILLYGPPGTGKTLLAQAIAKELGANFFSTSGSAFNEMFVGVGAARVRSLFQNARKQSPAVIFIDEVDALAGKRKAHGGEEGEKTLTELLVQLDGGHPNEGILFIAATNRKDMLDEAFLRPGRIDFSFQVPLPDTQGRKEIIDIHTKGKRLATDVLASLDELAESTSGFSGADLSSLFDTASRHALRNEQDMIRKQDLDYAIDRTILGATSRTLNDADTKRRVAIHESGHALIAALTKPGSVRKATIIPRGEALGYVAPIPKELHLATASELLDQVKMILAGGVAERMYLGEHSIGVGGDVQQAKHLLEQMVDTGMLQDGFTLTFNKGEKEQKMQELFTKAISETEMLIDSNRIQYEELVEELLKKETLDGSEVQRIVDASEMTGICSNA; encoded by the coding sequence TTGAACTCGAACTCTAAATTAGTTTCGAAATTGCTGCCGTTCCTGACGGCTCTCATTGTGATAATTTCTGGAATCAGTTGGTATGTTGTTACTCAGTCAAAGGATATGGTCATTCCTTTTTCTTCGGTGGAAAAGACGATTAAAGCCCAAGATGGAGCCCTTGTCACCATTGAAGAAAAAAGAAATGGCACTCTTCACATCTCCACACCAGATGGAGAATACGTTTCCAGTATTCCTCCTAACAGTCAAATGATCAATAAACTTGTCGAAACTTATAACGTTCAATATTCTTTTTCATCAACTAATAAATCAGCATTATGGATTTTAGGCGGATTAATGGCGGCTCTCGTCACAACCGCTGTCATTATACAGAAAAAATCAAAGGGCGGATTGCGGATCGGCAGTAAAAAGCAAAGCCTTTCCACCCCAAAGCCCCTGCCAGAGATAACTTTGGATGATGTAGGCGGCTTGCAATCCGAAATCAAACAAGAACTCCTACAGACCCTTACTACATTAAAGGAGCCTGAGCGTTCAGAACAGATTGGAATTAAACCGCCTCAAGGCATTTTATTATACGGCCCCCCTGGAACGGGGAAAACGCTGCTTGCACAGGCAATCGCAAAAGAGCTTGGTGCAAACTTCTTCTCAACGAGCGGTTCAGCCTTCAACGAAATGTTTGTTGGCGTCGGTGCAGCCCGTGTCCGCAGCCTTTTTCAAAATGCACGTAAGCAATCGCCAGCTGTCATTTTCATCGATGAAGTGGACGCGTTGGCTGGTAAAAGGAAAGCTCATGGCGGGGAAGAAGGCGAAAAAACGTTAACTGAACTGCTTGTGCAATTGGATGGAGGCCATCCAAATGAAGGCATTTTATTCATTGCAGCGACCAACCGGAAAGATATGCTTGATGAGGCATTTCTACGTCCGGGCAGGATCGATTTTTCTTTCCAAGTTCCTCTTCCAGATACACAAGGAAGAAAGGAAATCATCGATATTCATACGAAGGGCAAGCGTCTGGCGACAGATGTCCTTGCTTCCCTGGATGAGTTGGCTGAAAGTACATCCGGTTTCTCCGGCGCTGACTTAAGCTCACTGTTCGATACTGCCTCACGTCATGCCCTGAGGAATGAACAGGATATGATTCGTAAACAGGATCTTGATTACGCCATTGACCGTACGATACTTGGAGCGACATCACGTACCTTGAATGATGCGGATACGAAGCGTCGCGTGGCCATTCATGAAAGTGGACATGCCCTGATTGCAGCTTTGACAAAGCCCGGTTCCGTTCGAAAGGCGACCATCATTCCGCGTGGGGAAGCCCTTGGATATGTAGCGCCTATACCAAAAGAACTCCATCTGGCAACAGCCAGTGAATTGCTTGATCAAGTCAAAATGATCTTAGCAGGTGGCGTGGCTGAAAGAATGTATTTAGGAGAACATAGCATCGGTGTAGGCGGAGATGTACAACAGGCGAAACACCTGCTTGAACAAATGGTCGATACCGGAATGCTTCAGGATGGATTTACCCTCACCTTTAATAAAGGTGAGAAGGAGCAAAAGATGCAGGAATTATTCACGAAGGCGATTTCTGAAACGGAAATGTTGATTGACTCGAATCGCATACAGTATGAAGAGCTCGTTGAAGAGTTATTGAAAAAAGAGACACTCGATGGATCAGAAGTTCAGCGTATCGTCGATGCATCAGAAATGACCGGCATATGCTCGAATGCATAA
- a CDS encoding alpha/beta hydrolase, with amino-acid sequence MMHKKMDKSVMDKTTAGTEVTIKGTQQFLMHSSSGEREYQIFVSKPLEEPPPSGYPVIYLLDANSVFGTMVEAVRLQSRRPEKSGVVPAIIVGIGYATNAPFSSERYYDFTLPVAVNELPVRPDGSPWPSHGGAENFLRFIEEDLKPEIDKRFKVDHNSQTLFGHSLGGLFALYVLFENPYAFQTYIAGSPSLHWNKKWFREEEDRFLSRLNQGNGDISLLLGVGELEGTHKSGMNENALELSKRLSLKDSGVNVQFKEFEGEGHLSVLPPLINRALRFALKRNVPGKE; translated from the coding sequence ATGATGCATAAAAAAATGGACAAAAGCGTAATGGACAAAACTACTGCCGGTACAGAGGTTACGATTAAAGGAACTCAACAGTTTCTCATGCATTCGAGTAGTGGGGAACGTGAATACCAAATCTTTGTCTCAAAGCCATTGGAAGAGCCGCCACCCTCGGGATATCCGGTCATTTATTTGCTTGATGCCAATTCTGTATTTGGAACGATGGTTGAGGCGGTACGATTGCAATCACGCCGGCCGGAAAAGTCAGGGGTGGTTCCCGCCATCATTGTGGGTATTGGATATGCCACCAATGCACCATTTTCTTCTGAACGTTATTATGATTTCACTCTGCCTGTTGCGGTTAACGAGTTACCTGTAAGACCAGATGGAAGTCCATGGCCTTCACATGGAGGAGCGGAAAACTTTCTGAGATTCATAGAAGAGGATTTAAAACCGGAGATCGATAAAAGATTTAAGGTCGATCATAATAGCCAAACGCTCTTCGGGCATTCCCTTGGCGGCCTTTTCGCTTTATATGTTCTTTTTGAAAATCCGTATGCTTTCCAAACTTATATAGCTGGAAGCCCATCTCTCCATTGGAATAAAAAGTGGTTCCGTGAGGAGGAGGATAGGTTTCTTTCTCGATTAAATCAAGGAAATGGTGATATTTCTTTATTGCTTGGCGTGGGGGAGCTGGAGGGCACCCATAAAAGCGGCATGAACGAAAATGCTTTAGAATTATCAAAACGATTATCCTTGAAGGATAGCGGAGTGAATGTTCAATTCAAGGAGTTTGAAGGGGAAGGGCATCTTTCGGTTTTACCACCTTTGATTAACAGGGCCTTACGTTTTGCTTTGAAGAGAAACGTGCCTGGTAAGGAATAG
- a CDS encoding iron-hydroxamate ABC transporter substrate-binding protein has translation MKKKLFVLGMATVFSLGLGACGNAEKTSSDASEKSKVTDSAKKETQTISYLDKEYTIPSKVTNIATASLESMEDAAILGIKPSGVVTVGGEIPEYLAKDLEGAKSIGEKMQPNYETLLDMKPDVIMWSSKSPANVTEQLEKVAPTFPYSHISTNWEDNLRLMASLAGKKDQAEKIITKYNDDAAKAKLEIGEKLKDKKALVVRIRNGSLFLYPEDVYFNPVIYKDLGLTVPEEIKPIKAQEMISLEKFAELDPDYIFLQFTESENAQKPEALKELQNNSIWKSITAVKDNKVFVNSVDPLAQGGTAWSKTAFLKAATEELAK, from the coding sequence ATGAAAAAGAAATTATTCGTACTTGGTATGGCAACAGTATTCAGTTTAGGACTTGGCGCTTGCGGCAATGCCGAAAAGACTTCAAGCGATGCTTCAGAAAAAAGCAAAGTGACGGATTCGGCAAAAAAAGAAACACAGACCATATCCTATCTGGATAAAGAATATACAATTCCATCCAAGGTGACCAATATTGCAACTGCGAGTTTGGAATCAATGGAAGATGCAGCGATATTAGGGATTAAACCTTCTGGTGTTGTTACTGTAGGTGGAGAAATACCTGAATATTTAGCTAAAGACCTCGAAGGTGCTAAGTCCATCGGCGAAAAAATGCAACCGAACTATGAAACCCTCCTTGATATGAAACCTGATGTCATCATGTGGTCTTCTAAATCTCCAGCTAATGTGACGGAACAGTTGGAAAAAGTGGCGCCAACATTCCCTTATTCACATATTTCGACAAATTGGGAAGACAACCTGCGGTTAATGGCCAGCCTTGCCGGTAAAAAAGATCAAGCTGAAAAAATCATTACAAAATATAATGATGATGCCGCAAAAGCAAAACTGGAAATTGGTGAAAAACTGAAGGATAAAAAGGCTTTAGTGGTGAGAATCAGGAACGGCAGCCTCTTCCTTTATCCTGAGGATGTGTATTTCAACCCAGTTATATATAAAGATTTAGGTTTGACTGTCCCTGAAGAAATAAAGCCTATTAAAGCGCAAGAAATGATTTCACTAGAAAAATTTGCGGAACTGGACCCAGACTATATCTTCTTACAATTCACGGAAAGTGAAAATGCACAAAAACCTGAAGCTTTAAAAGAACTGCAAAATAACTCAATCTGGAAGAGCATCACGGCAGTAAAAGATAATAAAGTGTTTGTAAACTCGGTTGATCCTCTTGCTCAAGGTGGAACGGCTTGGAGTAAAACGGCCTTCCTGAAGGCTGCCACGGAAGAATTAGCTAAATAA
- a CDS encoding SGNH/GDSL hydrolase family protein — MKIVCFGDSLTRGISYVRGRLRIIKENYPNSLAKLTESLPFVEVLNKGVFNDNSDLLVSRIEKDVMSENPDIVLIEVGGNDCNFHWDEVAKNPEGDHEPIVPIERYLENITQLVKQVQDKHVTPFLLTLPPLDPARYYRSIADKFGHSIGHFVSHVGGIEHWHGMYNRQLKNLALELKVPLIDVRSYIKSSGDLDRLISDDGIHLTSEGYQQMGMAIFSDLRKHMEEDIHPQP, encoded by the coding sequence TTGAAGATCGTATGTTTTGGAGACAGTTTAACCAGAGGCATATCTTATGTTAGGGGGCGCCTTCGCATCATTAAAGAAAATTATCCTAACTCTTTAGCTAAACTAACAGAATCTTTGCCATTCGTGGAAGTTTTGAATAAAGGGGTTTTCAATGACAACTCCGACCTGTTGGTTAGCCGGATCGAGAAAGACGTCATGTCGGAAAATCCCGATATCGTATTAATAGAGGTCGGTGGAAACGACTGTAACTTCCATTGGGACGAAGTGGCCAAGAATCCAGAAGGCGACCATGAGCCTATCGTTCCAATCGAACGCTACCTGGAAAATATCACACAACTTGTCAAGCAGGTTCAGGACAAGCATGTAACACCTTTTCTTTTAACTCTCCCGCCACTTGATCCTGCCAGGTATTACAGATCTATCGCTGATAAGTTCGGTCATTCGATAGGGCATTTCGTTTCCCATGTCGGTGGTATTGAACATTGGCATGGGATGTATAATCGCCAATTGAAAAACCTTGCATTGGAGCTAAAGGTGCCTCTGATCGATGTCCGTTCCTATATTAAATCCTCCGGCGACTTGGATCGCTTGATTAGCGATGATGGCATCCACCTCACTTCAGAAGGGTACCAGCAAATGGGCATGGCCATATTCAGTGATTTGCGGAAGCATATGGAAGAGGATATACATCCGCAGCCATAA